From a single Candidatus Lokiarchaeota archaeon genomic region:
- the moaA gene encoding GTP 3',8-cyclase MoaA, with amino-acid sequence MTVSETIFNGESDAVLVGQGDVPIQRLRMNITEYCNFNCFFCHNEGLSAQETQNMSVSEIANLVRVAANLGITEVKLLGGEALMRPDLEEIVSAISPFVDEVSLTTNGCGFVSRAENLQQAGLDRVNISLHSTNARTFERITNVDARDRVIDAIQTAIELGLEPVKLDRVMLRGINVADTFGYLDWCVDMEVDVKLLELSPSSTVSSEEFRSLFLNLNDYREEIINYSQSRGWTFDSTGDGYVIHTDSGDMTVELLRLCNDTSTCTARGSLQVTADGHLKPCFWRNDNLVACREALREGNDAAIEEALRTAASRVRSTCNFFER; translated from the coding sequence ATGACTGTCTCGGAGACCATCTTCAACGGGGAGAGCGATGCAGTGCTTGTAGGGCAGGGAGATGTACCAATCCAGAGACTTCGCATGAACATTACGGAATACTGCAATTTCAACTGTTTCTTCTGTCACAATGAAGGGTTGTCCGCACAAGAAACCCAGAACATGAGCGTCTCCGAGATTGCAAATCTTGTTCGTGTTGCTGCGAATCTGGGCATAACCGAGGTCAAATTGCTTGGCGGCGAAGCGCTCATGCGTCCTGATTTGGAAGAGATTGTCTCGGCGATTTCACCCTTTGTAGACGAGGTCTCCTTGACGACAAATGGATGCGGATTTGTATCTAGGGCTGAGAATCTGCAGCAGGCAGGACTGGACAGGGTAAACATCAGCCTTCACTCTACCAATGCAAGAACATTTGAAAGGATAACCAACGTTGATGCACGCGATAGGGTCATCGACGCAATCCAAACAGCTATTGAGCTTGGTCTTGAGCCAGTGAAACTCGACAGGGTCATGCTTCGTGGCATCAATGTGGCAGACACGTTTGGTTATCTCGACTGGTGTGTAGATATGGAAGTAGATGTGAAATTGCTCGAGCTCTCTCCTTCTTCAACAGTCTCTAGTGAGGAGTTCCGTTCGCTCTTTCTCAACCTCAATGACTATAGAGAGGAAATCATCAACTACAGCCAGAGTAGAGGATGGACATTCGATAGTACCGGCGACGGATACGTGATACACACAGACAGCGGGGACATGACAGTTGAACTGTTGCGGCTATGCAATGACACTTCAACCTGCACAGCTCGTGGCAGTTTGCAGGTGACTGCCGATGGCCATCTGAAACCATGCTTCTGGCGTAACGATAACCTCGTTGCCTGCCGAGAAGCATTGAGAGAAGGTAACGATGCTGCAATCGAAGAAGCCCTGAGAACAGCGGCTTCTAGGGTACGGAGTACCTGCAATTTCTTCGAGCGGTAG